The nucleotide sequence tagttgctattttacgtcggaaaTTCGGTCACATGTCAACTAAGATCACGTGCCGCGGGGGTCCCGGAAcggaacatacgacgggcggagCGAAACCGCCTATCTGGTAGCTAAGCTGATTCTATCATACACTGGCGAAGACTCCCTCGCAGGAACTTGCTGAAAAACTCTTGGGCTGAATAACCAGCActatatatccattcagggggaggagggggagaaggaggtgaaaagggagaggaagaggagatttttttttttttttttggggttggtgggtttgagGTCAGTGTGCCGGACATATCGTGCTGTAAAAGTGAGACCTCTGCAACCATCCATGGAGATCCCTTGTTCCTGACTTGGagcgcagaatctcatccacctgccggttaccccatggctgtggggaggccttgtggccttttcgacagtagtagaagtggtgGGGGGTCTTTGGGCGTCCACAGGAGCACTCCAACTTGGCGTCTTCATGTctgaagcgctcatgataCTGTGCGAAGTCCCCATGGCCCGACCGGGCGGCAAGGAGACGACCGAGGGTGGTTCTGGGAAGGGATAGTTCATGGGGTCGTTTATccaggctgatggagagATCCTGATATTGTTGTGGCGCATTCTCAATCCAGTATGATTGAAATCGTCGCCAGAAAAACTCCTTCAGAGCGCGGTGAGCCCAGGCATACCTTGCTGGAGGGGCGTTCGTCTGTGGGATCAGTCTGGCACCTTtttttgcttgttcatcAGCCAGTTCATTCCCTGTGATGCCAGCATGGCCAGGGATCCAGTGGACATAGACTTGTCCAGGCTGAATGGCCTGACATCGTGGGGACCGGGAGGGCCAGGCCTTTGCAACCTTttggaaggccaagatgGTTCGTTGACTGGAGCCTCTGGGGGAGCCCTGTAGCTGCTGTGCCACTTCCTGGTTATCAAGGAGGACATACAGATTCTGTGTGTAGGGGGCTTGGGCACTATCACAGGCGGCCTTCAGCCCTTTTTTTGATGTAGCTTCTGTCTGTTGGTATTGTTGATACGGTACTTAAGATCACGTGCGTTTAATTCTTAGAAGTTGTCACTCACGGTATGTTGCCTTGTTATTCTACCAGCACAGGTGTCCTGTGCACAGTGGCAAAGTGCATGCGCTGTCTCACTGGCCTGTTTCATGAGGAGGGGCAAGCTGCCAATGACATGGCCCTCCCTTTAGTCAAGTGGGCCAACTCACACCCCCTGAACGGAGTTACACACCCTGGTGCGAGTGGCCGTAGAATATCGCACCCCTCTATAGAGCACCCACGCTAGTCGCGCGAGCGCCAAGATTTCACACCATCTTGCACCTTTTAGGTGCCGTCACCCTACTATCgaccgtacttaagccacacgccggctggttagtagttgggtgggtgaccaccagcgaatcccggctatTGTATGTtttcgctttttttttttttatattttccttttttttatGCCTTTGTATCATTCTATAGACAGTTCCGACGCTATTCATCTTTTCTATAAGGATGCCAACGTGACTGTATTTTTAGATactcaagcactcaagcacttgcaCTACGTACGGTCACTATAGGCTTCAATATCACTCCTTTCGGCATATATTAAATCCTCTATCCTtcgtacgccatatagcctcgtgcagtcggattatcggctcctgATTCCCCGAACCGAGTCTTTCTGCACGGATCGCAATCTCATCTCGTCGCACTTGTCCGGTGTACACGTCGAGATCTTCGCTGTCTTCCAGTCATTCAATAATGCTTTATTTAAATCCTTCTCCGTATCCCGTGGAATTTCTTTCCGTATGAATGGTTCGTTTGGAGCGAACAACGGCTTATAATAACATCGGGCGATACATAACGGCAGGCCTTCGTCTTTTATTTTGTCTTGTTTTTTTATTACCTCCGTTTATCTGCTGAAGCCAGCGCGACCGACGATACTTTCTACAATGGTTCGTCCGGAGGACACGATTAGGGTACCCCGTCTGTACCATGGCAATACGGAGGAGGATACCGGAAGCAGAGGAACACCAGAACCGAATGTTCCCCCTCATCCTTCCACCAATGATGGACGACTGAAAAGTGAATCAGAAACGTCACAAGGCAATGGACACATGGGCAAAAGTGGCAATAGGACCAGCGGCAGTGCGAGACCTCACCCAGGCCCTAAGCTGATTTCGCAAGAGGAGACCACTGAACTTGCCCGTCGCGTGGTGGAGAATGAGATCCAAGAGACCAAGCGTTCGCTGGCTGGAAATGAGGCTGTCAGTGACGTTGTTAAGCCAAAACTGACGATCGATCTGGGCCATTCGAACATTGTCAGTATTCCCGAATCTGTGGTCGATATCATCAAAGATGAAGTTGAAAGGTGGGTCTCTTTCAGCAGCTGCAAATACAACGAACTCCAATCGAGTAAGACAATGCGTGGAGACCTAGGACTAACTAGTCGCAGACTCTCACTGTCGAATAAtcatatcttccacatccCTTTCCGTTTCTCAGAGTGCTCCCACCTACGATACCTTAACATTCGAATAAACAATTTTCAGGTGTTTCCCAAAGGAGTACGGTGCCTGCAATCGATGATTGATACTGGCCGATACTAACATCTGGCACTAGGTGTATAAATTGCCACTCCTGGAAATCTTGGACATTAGCCGAAACAAGATCAGCCATTTACCGGAAGAAATAAAAGAGTTGACCTCCCTACGCGTCTTGTCGGTGATGCAAAATCGTCTCGAAGACCTACCTTTTGGACTCTCAGAAATGAGCAAGCTCCAGGTTTTGAAAGTCGCCGGGAACCCGTTAAAAGCTCCTCTACTACAAGCGTTGGAAGATTCAGAATCGGTAATTGCACCGTCAATGTCTGACAATGAGAAAGAAGTTGCAGTCACTGCCGAGTTGAAACAGTTCCTGAAAACACGGCAATTGGGAGTACATAGGTCAGAGCGCCCCGCGCTAGCGCTCGGAGAGCCCCGGAGAGTACATAGGTCGGAGCGCCCCGCGCTAGCGCTCGGAGAGCCCCGGAACACCCTTAGCGAGTCCCGCTAAATCACATGACCCACTACCATTAGCGAGCCCTTTCAAGTACCACTAGTATCGTAATTGAATCTTGTCCTCCTTTTTTATTTCATCAAAACCTGATCTTCCTCATAGCACTTATCTAGCGCTTCTTAAGCATTTATCACATCATGGCTTCATTTCCGAACTCTCCTCTGAATGCAGAAGATCTTGATGTACGTGCTAAGGAAAAAGATTCCTAGTACTTATATAAAGTACTTACATTTACTCATAGCATCAAGTCCCTTTAATTCGTTTAACAGAGGGAGCTCCAGATAGTCTTGCTTCAGACTATATTGAATATACTACATGCTTACCTGATTATCCGAAGACAAGCACCCATGGATATTCCTATATTGTTGAGAAGAAAGACTCTTTAAACGGAAAGGATGGTATTAAGACAATTCTTGATGAGGTTTGTGAAAGGTACTTGTTAAGTGCTTGGAATATATTAATTAAGTACTTGACAGGTGCAATACTCTAAAGATGAGATCTCAAGGAAAAATATATATTGTGCATTTTTAAGAGCCCCAGTGCTAAAAGTTCGATTGAAATGTTCAGGAGTAAAGATATGTGAATATCTATCTTCTGATTTGAAATCAATCACTCATACATCATATAATAATAGCATCTGGTCTCAAATGCGGCAAGCACAACAAGCTGTTGATTTGACTGAGCCAGATCAAAATCGAAGGAACACTTACACGTGAGTACTATACTAATATTTAGGGAGTGCTATTTATGTGCTTGAAAAGTGTGCACTAAGTCTTTTTAGGTTTTATCATTCAGTTCTGAGTCGTTTTGAAAGGCAAAAAGGATGTCTACAACAACTTGATACCTGTAGTCCAGGCGTTCAGTACCATCGGGAACCAGTAAGTACTTATCAAATACTTTTCAAGCACATACGAGATACTTATCTGATATGACTAGGATGTGAACGGTG is from Aspergillus chevalieri M1 DNA, chromosome 8, nearly complete sequence and encodes:
- the SOG2_3 gene encoding leucine-rich repeat domain-containing protein (COG:T;~EggNog:ENOG410PMC7;~InterPro:IPR001611,IPR003591,IPR032675;~PFAM:PF13855;~go_function: GO:0005515 - protein binding [Evidence IEA]); amino-acid sequence: MVRPEDTIRVPRLYHGNTEEDTGSRGTPEPNVPPHPSTNDGRLKSESETSQGNGHMGKSGNRTSGSARPHPGPKLISQEETTELARRVVENEIQETKRSLAGNEAVSDVVKPKLTIDLGHSNIVSIPESVVDIIKDEVERLSLSNNHIFHIPFRFSECSHLRYLNIRINNFQVFPKGVYKLPLLEILDISRNKISHLPEEIKELTSLRVLSVMQNRLEDLPFGLSEMSKLQVLKVAGNPLKAPLLQALEDSESVIAPSMSDNEKEVAVTAELKQFLKTRQLGVHRSERPALALGEPRRVHRSERPALALGEPRNTLSESR